A part of Arachis hypogaea cultivar Tifrunner chromosome 12, arahy.Tifrunner.gnm2.J5K5, whole genome shotgun sequence genomic DNA contains:
- the LOC112729137 gene encoding uncharacterized protein: MIPDIFLFSSVVKKFSWSFRCCNFCTEVVTPHLQQLSIDKAGVMMLDKELLHLDPQNIKYLTLQGFNDIHDSDAASVFDFFPKVPLPNIQMLGVADSAFKDIFPSQKPEIIHSQSQLLLISKLELRNLHKLESIGLELTWVTFSNLTSLKLEGCASLKCLFTSSTSKCLDQLEQLHISNCEALENLMVDYQPHDNDHDVIIFKSLFELSLSQLPKLESFYKGNSTLNFPSLWIVEVTECNRLEYMFTFSTAKSFKSLIQMKISKCESLETVVLATQEADEPHELTFPNLGYLFLSELPKLGSFFTGKSTLKFQNDLIVEISQCKIMKTFSHGGVEAPRLREVEIDGLSCSTDNLNVAVSQEFEKRTKHH, from the exons aTGATTCCTGACATTTTTCTCTTCAGCAGCGTGGTCAAAAAGTTTTCCTGGAGTTTTCGTTGTTGTAATTTCTGCAcggag GTTGTTACCCCTCACTTACAGCAACTGTCAATAGACAAGGCAGGTGTGATGATGCTTGACAAAGAACTGCTTCATTTGGACCCCCAAAACATAAAATATCTGACATTGCAAGGCTTTAATGATATTCATGACTCAGATGCCGCATCTGTCTTTGATTTCTTTCCAAAGGTTCCACTTCCCAATATTCAGATGCTTGGAGTGGCTGACAGTGCTTTCAAAGATATATTCCCCTCACAAAAGCCTGAGATTATTCATTCACAGTCACAACTGCTGCTTATTAGCAAATTGGAACTGAGGAATCTGCACAAGCTTGAATCTATTGGGTTAGAGCTTACCTGGGTAACCTTTTCTAATCTCACATCGCTAAAACTTGAGGGTTGTGCATCTTTGAAGTGTTTGTTCACTTCTTCAACCTCCAAATGTCTTGATCAACTTGAACAGTTGCACATATCCAACTGTGAAGCACTCGAAAATTTAATGGTGGATTATCAACCACATGATAATGATCATGATGTCATCATATTTAAAAGTCTTTTTGAACTGTCTCTTAGCCAGTTACCAAAACTTGAGAGCTTCTACAAAGGAAACTCAACTTTGAATTTTCCATCTCTATGGATAGTCGAGGTTACTGAATGCAACAGATTGGAGTATATGTTCACATTCTCAACTGCCAAAAGCTTCAAAAGTTTGATTCAGATGAAGATTTCCAAATGTGAGTCATTGGAAACAGTAGTATTAGCAACACAAGAGGCAGACGAGCCACATGAGCTCACATTCCCAAACCTCGGGTACCTGTTTCTAAGCGAATTGCCAAAACTTGGAAGCTTTTTCACGGGAAAGTCAACTTTGAAATTCCAAAACGACTTGATTGTTGAGATCAGTCAATGCAAGATCATGAAAACTTTCTCACACGGTGGCGTGGAAGCACCTCGATTACGGGAGGTGGAGATAGATGGATTGAGTTGCTCGACAGATAATCTAAATGTTGCAGTCAGTCAAGAATTTGAGAAACGAACGAAACATCATTGA